The following are encoded together in the Limanda limanda chromosome 12, fLimLim1.1, whole genome shotgun sequence genome:
- the stxbp5b gene encoding syntaxin-binding protein 5, with protein sequence MKKFNIRKVLDGLTASSSSAASHSAGSRESDAVQEALQSEHFQLCKTVRHGFPYQPSSMAFDPVQKILAVGTQNGALRLFGRAGVECYCQHESGAAIIQLQFLINEGALVSALADDSIHLWNLRQKIPAILHSLKFSRERITYVHLPFQSKWLYIGTERGNIHIVNVESFTLSGYVIMWNKAIELSTKTHPGPVVHISDHPMDEGKLLIGFECGVVVLWDLKCKKADYRYTYDEAIHSIAWHHEGKQFVCSHSDGSLTTWNVRAPAKAAQIITPHGKQPKDGKKPEPCKPILKVEYKTTRAGEPFMILSGGLSYDTVGRRACLTVMHGKSTTVLEMDYPIVDFLTLCETPYPNDFQEPYAVVVLLEKDLVLIDLGQIGYPIFENPYPLTIHESPVTCCEYFADCPSELIPALYSVGSRQKRQGYSKKEWPISGGNWGQGTQSYPEIIITGHADGTIKFWDASALMLQVLYKLKTAKVFERARGKEEKPSTDIVDEDPFAIQTLSWCPESRMLCVAGVSAHVIVYRFSKQEVTTEVVQLLEVRMQCDFSDVDSPDPGGEQTPTLPTPGSASSPQETELPTQPSTGSNSLDGHRDNVPCLQVRSSPLKQSPGYQVELVIQLVWVSGEPPQQITSLAINSSYGLVVFGNSNGLGVVDYLQKTLLLNMGTSELYSPSDPYQRQPCSPRKARQLSGGISESNEGSNATEDRCKSPTSGSTSPCNSDDERKQKFIEKVKLKSRRFSKTVANDFAKMSRKISQTSEQKPDHEEGFQRWRSLTCKKSINCMTKGQAASRMSQKADVCRTKSAPDSYAKDNSFTRSRSSSVTSIERESREVISAFHFCESFPRKTDSLLSPCLLVGTTQGSVMMVALSLPGGDSRLQQPVGISSCGTLVKLKGGILTMALLDSTGTLLPPSYEPWYDPNASDEEKEKEKSRRRRPASPPSSQEGQDHQFAVLCSEKQAKVVALPSQTRIHKHSITESSFLLRADVVLMAGENCIACFCANGHIMTLSLPSLRPMLDVNYLPLTDMRIARTFCFSNLGQALYLTSPTEFQRITYSQDTCNNLQEMLGELFTPVETPEAPNRGFFKGLFGGGTQSLDREDLFGETASGKASRSLAQHIPGPGGMEGMKGAASGVVGDLARARIALDERGQKLGELDERTAAMLASADSFSKHAHDMMLKYKDKKWYQL encoded by the exons atgaagaagttcAACATCAGGAAGGTGCTGGACGGGCTGACAGCCTCgtcctcctccgccgcctcGCACTCCGCTGGCTCCCGGGAAAGCGACGCCGTGCAGGAGGCTCTCCAGTCGGAGCATTTCCAGCTTTGCAAG ACTGTGCGTCATGGCTTCCCATATCAACCGTCCTCGATGGCTTTTGACCCCGTGCAGAAAATCTTGGCCGTCGGGACCCAGAACGGAGCTTTGAGGCT CTTTGGCCGCGCTGGTGTGGAGTGCTACTGTCAGCATGAGAGTGGTGCTGCTATCATCCAGCTCCAGTTCCTGATCAACGAG GGGGCGCTGGTGAGTGCCTTAGCTGATGACAGCATCCACCTGTGGAACCTGAGGCAAAAAATCCCAGCTATCCTGCATTCTCTCAAGTTCAGCAGGGAGAG GATCACATACGTCCACCTGCCCTTCCAGAGCAAATGGCTTTACATCGGcacagaaagaggaaacatcCACATTGTCAACGTGGAGTCCTTCACCCTCTCAGGCTACGTCATCATGTGGAACAAAGCCATCGAACT ATCCACTAAGACACACCCAGGGCCTGTAGTGCACATCAGCGATCACCCCATGGATGAGGGAAAG CTTCTGATTGGATTTGAATGTGGTGTAGTGGTGTTGTGGGATTTGAAGTGCAAAAAAGCTGACTACCGCTATACTTATGATGAG GCCATCCACTCAATCGCCTGGCACCATGAAGGAAAACAGTTTGTTTGCAGCCACTCCGATGGCTCTCTGACCACATGGAATGTACGAGCCCCAGCCAAGGCTGCACAGATCATCACGCCACATG GGAAGCAGCCTAAGGATGGAAAAAAACCAGAACCTTGCAAACCTATCCTGAAGGTGGAGTACAAAACAACGAGGGCTGG GGAACCATTCATGATCCTGTCTGGAGGTCTGTCTTACGATACAGTGGGGAGGAGAGCCTGTCTGACTGTGATGCATGGAAAGAGCACTACCGTCCTGGAGATGGACTACCCCATTGTAGATTTCCTAACGCTGTGTGAAACTCCTTATCCAAATG ACTTTCAGGAGCCTTATGCTGTGGTGGTCCTGCTCGAAAAGGATTTAGTTTTAATAGACCTCGGACAGATTGG GTATCCAATTTTTGAAAATCCATATCCTCTGACTATCCATGAGTCACCAGTGACCTGCTGTGAGTACTTTGCTGACTGCCCTTCTGAACTTATCCCTGCACTTTACTCCGTTGGCAGTCGGCAAAAGAGACAAGGCTACAGCAAGAAG GAATGGCCCATTAGTGGTGGAAACTGGGGCCAAGGCACACAGAGTTACCCAGAGATCATAATCACAGG ACATGCTGATGGGACAATCAAATTTTGGGACGCCTCAGCAT TAATGCTTCAAGTGCTGTACAAGCTGAAGACTGCCAAGGTGTTTGAGAGGGCTCGTGGTAAAGAAGAGAAGCCGAGCACAGATATCGTAGACGAGGACCCATTTGCCATCCAGACCTTGTCCTGGTGCCCTGAGAGCAGGATGCTCTGTGTGGCCGGAGTGTCAGCGCACGTTATCGTCTATAGATTCAGCAAGCAAGAAGTCACCACTGAAGTTGTGCAG CTCCTGGAGGTGCGGATGCAGTGTGACTTTAGCGATGTGGACTCTCCTGATCCTGGGGGGGAGCAGACTCCCACCCTACCAACACCAGGATCTGCCTCCAGCCCTCAGGAGACTGAGCTGCCCACTCAGCCCTCAACAGGCAGCAACTCCTTGGATGGACACCGGGACAACGTACCCTGTCTGCA GGTGCGGAGCTCCCCGCTGAAGCAGTCTCCGGGCTACCAGGTGGAGCTGGTGATCCAGCTGGTGTGGGTGAGCGGGGAGCCACCTCAGCAGATCACCAGCCTGGCTATCAACTCCTCATATGGCCT tgttgtgtttggAAACAGCAACGGTCTGGGTGTGGTGGACTACCTCCAGAAAACTCTGCTCCTCAACATGGGCACGTCCGAGCTGTACAGCCCATCTGACCCCTACCAGAGGCAGCCCTGCTCCCCACGCAAAGCTCGGCAGCTCTCTGGAG GAATTAGCGAGTCCAATGAAGGATCCAACGCGACAGAGGACCGCTGCAAATCCCCTACTTCAG GATCTACCTCACCATGCAATTCAGATGATGAACGAAAACAGAAGTTCATTGAGAAGG TGAAGTTAAAAAGCAGACGCTTTTCCAAGACGGTTGCCAATGACTTTG CCAAGATGTCTCGGAAAATTAGCCAGACTAGTGAGCAAAAGCCAGACCATG aggaGGGCTTCCAACGATGGCGCTCTCTCACATGTAAGAAGAGCATTAATTGTATGACCAAAGGCCAGGCAGCGTCCAGGATGAGCCAGAAGGCGGACGTATGTAGAACTAAGTCTGCTCCCGACTCCT ATGCCAAGGACAACTCGTTCACCCGCTCGCGTAGTTCAAGTGTAACCAGCATAGAGAGAGAATCTCGAGAGGTCATCTCCGCCTTTCACTTCTGTGAGAGTTTTCCCAGGAAGACGGACAGCCTGCTCAGCCCCTGTCTGCTGGTGGGAACCACCCAGGGCTCTGTGATGATGGTGGCCCTCAGCCTGCCCGGAGGGGacagcaggctgcagcagccgGTCGGCATCTCCTCCTGCG GAACTCTAGTCAAACTGAAAGGAGGCATTTTGACGATGGCCCTGCTGGACTCCACTGGAACTCTGCTGCCCCCTTCCTATGAGCCATGGTATGACCCAAACGCctcagatgaagagaaagagaaggagaagagccGGAGGCGCAGGCCAGCCTCCCCTCCCTCGTCACAGGAGGGTCAGGACCACCAGTTCGCCGTGCTGTGTTCGGAGAAACAGGCCAAGGTGGTGGCCCTGCCCTCTCAAACCCGCATCCACAAACACAGCATCACAGAGAGCTCCTTCTTGCTAAGGGCTGATGTTGTGCTGATGGCCGGAGAGAACTGCATTGCCTGTTTCTGTGCTAATGGGCATATCATGACTCTGAG TTTACCCAGTCTACGGCCTATGTTGGATGTGAACTACCTGCCGCTGACGGACATGCGGATAGCCAGAACGTTCTGCTTCTCTAACTTAGGTCAAGCCCTGTACCTCACGTCCCCCACCGAGTTCCAGAGGATCACCTACAGCCAGGACACCTGCAACAACCTGCAG gAAATGCTCGGTGAGTTATTTACCCCTGTGGAGACACCAGAGGCTCCGAACAGAGGTTTTTTCAAAGGCCTTTTTGGTGGAGGAACTCAGTCTCTGGACAGGGAGGACCTCT TTGGAGAAACAGCTTCAGGTAAGGCCTCGCGCAGCCTGGCACAGCACATCCCTGGCCCAGGCGGCATGGAGGGCATGAAGGGGGCTGCGTCAGGGGTGGTGGGCGACCTGGCCCGCGCCCGGATAGCTCTGGACGAGAGAGGGCAGAAGCTGGGCGAGCTTGATGAGAGAACGGCAGCCATGTTGGCCAGCGCAGACTCCTTCTCCAAACACGCCCATGAT ATGATGCTGAAGTATAAAGATAAAAAGTGGTACCAGCTCTGA